One Lepus europaeus isolate LE1 chromosome 7, mLepTim1.pri, whole genome shotgun sequence DNA segment encodes these proteins:
- the LOC133764702 gene encoding T-cell surface glycoprotein CD3 delta chain — MEHGGLLAGFILVILLPQASPDRIFVEELEDSVFLSCNTSIKRMEGTEGILLANNKTLNLGKRILDPRGMYSCETESDPAKKVPHLQVYYRMCQNCVELDSATLAGIVITDIIATLLLALGVYCFSGHETGRLSGAADTQALLRNDQLYQTLQDRDDAQYSRIGGNWARNK; from the exons ATGGAACACGGCGGGCTTCTGGCTGGCTTCATACTGGTTATCCTTCTTCCTCAAG CGAGCCCCGACCGCATATTTGTCGAGGAGCTGGAAGACAGTGTGTTTTTGAGTTGCAATACCAGCATCAAGCGGATGGAGGGAACAGAGGGAATACTGTTAGCAAACAATAAGACACTGAACTTGGGAAAACGCATCTTGGATCCACGAGGAATGTATTCGTGTGAAACAGAAAGTGATCCGGCCAAAAAAGTCCCTCATCTGCAAGTCTATTATCGAA tgTGCCAGAACTGTGTGGAGCTGGACTCGGCCACCCTGGCTGGCATCGTCATCACTGATATCATTGCCACTCTGCTCCTTGCTTTGGGAGTCTACTGCTTTTCTGGACACGAGACTGGAAGGCTCTCTGGGG CTGCAGACACTCAAGCTCTGTTGAGGAATGACCAGCTCTATCAG ACCCTCCAAGATCGGGATGATGCTCAGTACAGCCGCATTGGAGGCAACTGGGCTCGGAACAAGTGA